CactgacaataataatatccgAAAGATATGAACTGGAAAAACATTATCCGCCATTCTTGTAGCCACAATTACTGCGATCATATGCGTTAATTTTGGTTATCTCGAATTTTTGTGATTAGAAGCGTTTATTCttgattaatgataattaatcagcaatatataaaatctaataactatttacgcctatttctctaattcaacatttattttttctaagccTTTTTGCTTATATTCtttatttaagttttataACCTCTAACTTTTGTGATTGTTTACTTTACTTTGGTTTAAATTATTGCTATTAAAATTCCTATTTAAtgcttgataattattaattattcttttttacaaatttttttccttaataatTCATCATatatattaaactttttttcttgtcTTCTCTCcctcaattaattatttttattttacaataggattttttactatcatttgcctttatttgttttttaataataattgcaaaATGGTTGTGTATTGTCGTGTTAAGATTTGTAAGCACAAAAGCAAGGACAAGTGTCCATTACATCGTTTcccgaaaaataataataatctgtaagtataaatgattttttgaaataaaactaactaatacttcataaattataacatttaaaattgattgtaAGTTCAATACTtatcaaattgaaattttttcagctGCAAAGAGTGGTTTCGTCTTACAGGAAACGAAGATTTACTACATAAACATCTGGAggatttaaataatgaaatgatATGCAGTTGTCATTTTACTTCCGAAGATTATACTCCCGGTATAAAATTGAAACTTGGATCAGTGCCAacgattttttttgagaatacGCCACCCATTGATGATGagaaagtggaaaaattttttttaacttctaatCGTCTTGCTACAACTGGTAAgattaatgttattttatgACTTGTAATAATAGgtagtttttaaaatgataatcattCATTCGAAtatagtataaatattaatgaataaactCTTTGTTTATAGCCTCCGTTAAACCTCTTGTGGACATTTCAAATCCAAAGGCTATTACTCATAAACAGCCTCAGATGATCAGGATTGTCCAGAATGTAAATGAGATTGAGCAACCATCAGGGCATATTGAACAGTTTACGACTGTTGAAAATCGTGAATTTACCGTATGCCCGATGTTAGAAGATGTAAATCAAGCTTCACAACGAATTATACATCACAAAAGAAAAGTCTCTGAATCGGTAAGTTGAAAAACATATAATGTGTTTtcgttttgtttttattgtcagacaatattaaaaaatattactgaTCTAATTATGTGGTTTTGTATATTTCAGGGATCTGGAACAAGTGAGGAGTCTACTGGTACATCTGTGTCTAATAAGCGATATCGTACATcaggtaaataattttctttaattttattattttgcttgcttgctttattttttgatttgatACTTCAAATAGTGACAAATATTTTCGTTACTGACATGCACTATGATATCTTTAAGCATAAAAGAATGACatgattctttattattttaaat
This genomic interval from Cotesia glomerata isolate CgM1 linkage group LG1, MPM_Cglom_v2.3, whole genome shotgun sequence contains the following:
- the LOC123262423 gene encoding uncharacterized protein LOC123262423, coding for MVVYCRVKICKHKSKDKCPLHRFPKNNNNLCKEWFRLTGNEDLLHKHLEDLNNEMICSCHFTSEDYTPGIKLKLGSVPTIFFENTPPIDDEKVEKFFLTSNRLATTASVKPLVDISNPKAITHKQPQMIRIVQNVNEIEQPSGHIEQFTTVENREFTVCPMLEDVNQASQRIIHHKRKVSESGSGTSEESTGTSVSNKRYRTSAFLNGKPIKFENLCEQPDDNSNLSYVKSGKIVDFESESLQNLTQHDEYVEVTNITKIVNKFEQLCKSLEPTQLKGLSYKIDLLANYYWQKN